Within Hydra vulgaris chromosome 02, alternate assembly HydraT2T_AEP, the genomic segment GGAGCtactttattaattaacttatttcCTTTTTCAATTGTAACATTTTTAGCAGCTTCTATTGCTGATGTTGCAAGTTCTTTTCCTGCTGATTTAGCAGCAGTTACTGCAGTTTTTCCTAAATCAGTAGCTGCAAGCTTTTTAATCATAGCTGATGATACTTTTGTTACATTTGATGCTGCTGCTCGTCTAAACATTTCTCTTAAAGTATCAAAAAATCCACTACCACcaataacatgttttttcacaaatcttttattttgaacaataatcatttttaattagggaaaatttttttttatattgcaagAGTATTCTGTATTGCTTCATACTTACCCTTACTTAATACACCTTGTCTTAATAATTCATCGCCAATTGCAACAGCTTCATTTCTTGATGAACTATTACCTGCTTCCCATGCAGCTATACGTAACTCAAGCATCTCAACTAGAGTATTaggatcactaggaagaattACAGTTTGTATTCTTGTTCTTTTAACTCCAGTTCCATATTCAAGTTTTCTCTTTGATAATATAGGAGTTCTTATATCTTTCCAAATTGGAGATATTAACTCATTATATTTTTCACTTCTAGATGATCTTACTTTACCTTTATCAGTAGTAAGAGCATctgtatttattaatatttctctATAATTTTTAAGATCTTCATTACTATATACCTCTTTATTAGGTTTAAACTTTGTTACTAATTCCAAAAAACCTGGTGTACCATCATATTTCTTTCCATCAACAGTTATATCATCATTATTAATTGTAAttggttttttaccaatataTAGTTCATCTCCTTTTGAATGTATACCAAATATAGGATCTGTagactttttactttttgcaTACAATCTAAGATAATTTGTTgcaatttttccaaaatttaaaatatttgatctttCAGGAACTTCGGACCCTTTATCAAGATGAAGGATAGCAAGATCCTTTTCAGGATTTGAAAAAGTGAGTGCTAATTGATCTTTCAAATTAgatatactattatttattccagattgactatcAATTAAGGGTCTATATAACTTTGATAAATCCATCTGTAGGTTATAGTCACCCACCTTTTTAGCAATATTATCTTGTTGTACTTTTTTCTTAagataaatgtatttttttacaagttgaTCTCTTTTATCAGGATCTGTAAATTTAAACAacgacatttttatatatttaagaaaaaataaaacacataacATCTTTTATGTTAAAACACATTACATCTTTTATGTTAAAACACATAACATCTTTTATGTTAtgtgtttttaattgttataaatgatatctttaatttcaaaatcaCTATAATTAATATCAATATCTTCTATCggattaaatattaaatcagACAATAGTTtgcttcttgttaattttttttttttaagattacaatctaaattatatacatatctatCAACTAATCTACACTTTTCTTTCTTACTAATATTTTTCCATTCTTTATATGATTCTTTAATCATATTTTCAACATTAccattatctttatatttaaactgAATAAGATAATATAGCTTATCTCTAGCTTCATCACTATACTGAGTAGGTATTTTAAAGTTACCTCCATCAGTAGTTAGCatattatttcttataaagcctgctttttcaaatactaatttttctaaatacctttttttattcaaatcattttCACGCTTGCTACATTCTAAAAAGAAAGggtaaaagtaaaacatatttttaataagaaagaatttacttattttattttattaatattttcggATTTATTAAATCTCATTTGCAATAGATTAATAGCCTCCTCTCTTCCTTGATTATTCAACGATATTTTAGTTTGTtcatcaatatcttttttaatttttgatctaATATCTTCAAGCAtcactttaaatttttcaaattcgCTAAGTATCAGCTCAAATTCTTTATCATCTATTTGTCCGTCTActaaagctttagaaatatgatccattattgtatttaattttgaatttgcaagtattttaatactttcATGTTTTTGtgcttttaaacttaattttttattcacttgGCCTCCTATCAATGAAAGAGCTCCGATTGCTAATGCTGCTCCTTCACATGCAATAGCTATTGGTGCTGCTAATATTGTAGCtaaaaaaccaataccaacAGTTCCAAGTGCCATTGTACTTCCAATTAATGCAACATCAACtgctgaaattatttttattgctttattatactttttacttaatgtagatcttttttctctctcaatttcaatttctttttgaatttcacttattttattcaaacgGTATACAGTAGCACTTACTTGAGTTTCTATTTCAGTATATTCGTTTGGTAAAGAcggatataattttatattagatttagTTGAATACTCCAttttataaagcaaataaaaatattataataaattaataaagcatAAACTATCTCCTTTATTAATTGTTACATCttcaaatgaattatttttaataataataactatatcaTCTACAGACTCTGATATAACAGAATTTTGTAAACatagcatttttaatttaagttcatttttaaGTGAAACTAATGCAACACTATTGCCATTAATttcaatacctatttttaatgaaatacttttttgagacataaaatctaatttaatatCCTGCTGTGCAAATATTTCACATTTTGTACCGTTTATTAATACTGAAGGATGatctaatttttcattaaacttaaaatgtgAATTAGATGCATAAGTATCAACGATTggtatcttatttataaatttatgtattggATAACTcatgtttttacatatataaaaatttattttatatatgttaatatttttcatgGGTTTGAAAGACTTACTCCGCATGGGTCTGAAAGACCTACTCCGCATGGGTCTGAAAGACCTACTCCGCATGGGTCTGAAAGACCTACTCCGCATGGGTCTAAAAGACCTACTCCGCATGGGTCTGAAagacctaaaaaattaaatttaaaaatggaatattAGCAAATGGTGAATTAGGACCTAATAATAGACCTTTACCCGTCTTTTCATATCCATCACCACTATTCAAGTATAAACCGTCTCCTAAATTTCCTCCTTTATTCCATGGTGATAGATAGAAACCTTTTCctaatttagtaaaattaattcCTTTACCATTCATCTTAGTAtataatgttttagaaataccatttccagcaattttattaattaaattgtttccAGTTGCAGCACCTACTCCTGTAAGTAGACCTGTTGCGAGTGATGGTATAACTTTTGATGCTAAAAAGCTACCAGCTGATGTTAGAAAAGGTAAAAGTGCTCCAAGAAATCCTCCTTCTATTTTAGAATTGTGTATAAGTTGAGctttacttaaattaataacaactccAGTACCTTTTTCATatgcacttttaattttattcaattgtCTTTTTGTTACAGCTAATACATGCTCACCATTTAGATCTTCATACGATAATTTGATACTAGCATTGAGTTCATTACtaactgcttttttaatttttttcaattgccCTTCTGAAATATTCACTTTAATATTAGTGTAATTAGTCATTTTTATAACTcacgaaaaaaaattataacttacgaaaaaatttactattaacaTTTGTAAATGTTCTTTCAAGGATAGAATCTTGTCTCTCCCTTATATGAAATCTAATATCTATTTTTTCTCCTcgtaaattcaataaatttccATCTTGATCAATTATTTGAGTTACCATTTGAGAAATTTGCTTTATAATTACTGGcaagtaaattaaattagttggcttttcaacaattttatatcCAGGACCTACATCTGGAAAAAATGAATATGCAATAGTAGCTGTTTGTCCATCTAAATAAGTTGACCCTAATATATCAGATGTAATACGAATACTATtcacttttaatatatttacaatattttctgATTCGTAATATCCAGATGAATATACCTGATATTCAAAACCTAAAAGCGTACTAATTGAGTTTGGAACTGCAAAATCTACTTTATATCCGGATGgaatatttaaagttgaacTTAATGTATTACTATTAGCTCCAATTGTAATAGCTGCAGCTCCTGATATAGTACTTCCATTTTTAATCATAGCTAATtgaatatattcatttatatctCCAATCTCGTAAGCTATTACAggaatatttatattaagcCAAGTTGTTCCATTGTCtgaactatatttaaaattgttatttgacAAATCAATATTCGGAAAACTGTAATACGTCTCTAAACTTACTAGAGCCATTTCATATTCTCTATCATCAGCAAGAGATATACTAGATGAGAatctagtttttattaaacttgtatTTCCACTAACATGTATACAtggcatttttttatataaaagaaaaaaattaattattaaaaaattcattcgtaaaataaaaactatctAGTCCACTTCTATATTTTCCATTATCTATTTTAGAAGATAAATCTATAACAACAAATCCATGAGGTTCTGACCAAGCAGTTTTACATAATCTTTTAAACTCCTCTATTGGCATATCACCTATAACATGATCcctataaatataacttaaactAATCGAATCTTgtttaaataagcaaataaaatttgcacTTTCTCTTATAGTTTGTCTAggtaatctaaaataattttgtgaaagATAAAAACAATCTACATTACTATGTCTTCCTCTTGTATAATATTCCTCAcacttattttgttttgaaagcaaaatatcatcgaatattattaaattgttattttttgaatcaaGATCTGCAGGATCTGGTATATCATctcctttttcaaaaaaattacactCAATATCagatttatcttttatattttttgaaacttcttCAATCATTAAATCTGGATTTTCTATTTTGTCttgatatttaaacaaattaagaataacttcttttggtaatttttcttcaaaacacttttttattatcttatactCGTCTTGATATAACGACTTtccataaatttgtaaattattataatctaaCCAACCAGGTctcaaaagtaaatttaataacaaagtaGTTTTTCCACAACCTGACTTTCCAACAACTAAGCCTCTTATACTTCTAGGGAGCAACTTGCTATTAtttctcttatttttatttgcattccaGGATAAATCAATGATGCtcattttttattggaaatataaaaaatatttacattataaaaatgtattgcttcaaatgtaaaagaaaaacagaTACACTAAACCTACAAAACGTTGTtagtaaaaacaatagaaatatgtTACGTGGAACTTGTGAAGTTTGTGGAACAACAAAAACTCAATTTGTCTCAGCTTCGAAAGGTGGAGATTTAGTGAATTCAATTAattcaataactaaaaaaataaaattaccatgGGCAAAATTTCCTGGTGAAATGCATTTACCTGGAATGAACTTTGCTAGTCCTggtactaatttagatgaaagacTTACTTCCACTGATGCATATAAAAAATGGAGTAAACCTATAGATAGAGTTGATAATGCCGCTTATCATCATGATCTTGCTTATCAACATTTTACAGATACTCCAAatagaaatttagctgataaaatgatGATTGAAGAAATGGATGCTATAAAAAATCCAACAACAcgtgaaaaaattgaaagaggTATTATAAAACCTATTATAGCATCTAAAGCTAGATTTGGATTAGGCCTGAAAGATCAAAAAAACTACAATCGATCAGCGAAAAagacaaggaaaaaaaattgaaatggaCTGACGAACTTGCAAACgaacttcataaacctgttataaaacattttaaaaaaagaaaagtgattGTCAATGGAATTGATAaaatatgggctgctgatttagttgatATGCAATCTTTATCGAAATTCAATGACGGTATAAAATACTTACTCATGGTCATAGATGTATTTTCATAGTATGGATGGATTGTTCCATTGAAGAGTAAAACTGGACTTGACGTTGCTCAtgctttgaataaaatatttaatgatagaaAGTGTGAAAAATTGTGGGTAGATAAAggtaaagaattttataataagcaTGTTAAATCGTTAGGGATAGATATATActcaactgaaaatgaagaaaaaagttctGTAGTTGAACGTTGGAATAGAACCACGAAagagaaaatgtttaaatacttttcagCTAATTCAACAAGAAGATATATCGAtattttagatgaaatggtaaataattataacaatacaaGACATTCATCAATTAAAATGACACCAGTTGAAGCTAGTGATAAAAAGAATGAGAATATTGTTTGGTTAAACTTGAACGGAAATGTAAGATCAGGACCAATGCATCCTAGATTttcaataggtgataaagtTAGGATaactaaaaagaagaaaacatttgaaaaggatatacaccaagatggactgaagaagtTTTTACTATATCAAAAATTCAATACACAGATCCtccaacttataaaataactgactataataatgatgaaatacaaggtactttttatgaacaagaattgcaaaaaacaaATCAGGAAATATTTAGAATCGAAAAAGTAATTCGAAAACtcaaaaacaaatcatttgtaaagtggTATGGATATCCTGAATCGTTTAACTCTTggatagataataaaaaattgagaaaattataatatagaataatattttttataaaatagacaaattttataaaaaatttgatcgcgatcaaatttttttagattgaattGACCCAGATATAAAAAAACGATCAAAtcgataagaaaaaaaattgaattttatcaaaaatttataaaatacagttTGAAATGAACCtgaaataatatgaaaaaatgtgGATACTAAAATGGTCGAAATCAAAATGTGCCAGAACCCGCATATTAtactacttatatatatatatatatatatatatatatatatatatatatatatatatatatatatatatatatatatatatatatatatatatatatatatatatatatatatatatatatatatatatatatatatatgtatatatatttatatttatttatatgtgtgtgtgtgtgtgtgtctacgATGTAGACACacacatatgtttatatatgtgtatgtgtttATGTTTATACACACacgtatataaatatttatatatctgtgtgtgttcAAATACAGAAGCAATGTCAGGGCGTTAGCCAGAAATAAAATTTGggaatttttattgttgttgttctaGAAAATGTTGGGAATTTTCTAGAAAAGGTcctaaaaatgtcaaaaaaaaaccccaaaaaaaaaggtcattggCTTTTGGGAATTTTAAACCCATTGAGAATTCCGCGTTTTACGCGGCACCATTGGGCTAGCTAACACCCTgaatgtgtatgtatgtgtgacTAACTGTTGATACAAAtgatactttaatttttattcataataatattatatataatacatgtatgacaaagaaattttttaagttgtttcatatttttgacTATTTATGTAGTGGGGTTACTTTGAACcttattcaaagttaccccatatgcgaaaaaatgtatacaataaaGCATGTTATGCTATAGCAATGGAACATAACTATAGTAGGCTAACAAACTTCTTTAGATTTTACATgcctaataaatttataaacaaaaattatgcaaCTTAGACAACAAGCTGCTACACTAGCTGAGGTTGTGTACAAAGTATtctgactaattttttttgagaaaaatatccgaaatatttaaatcgttttttaaggaataataaaaaccaataaacaaaataaaactttagataATCAaagtataaactatttttaacactttgaTGTTTAATGTTTGAACGGATTCATATAAGTACTTGCCATAattacaacttgaaaaaaaaatagatttgtattcaaagttaccccgcTATTCAAAGTATCCGTATCAAAAACCCCGGTTTACggtaaatgaatttttatgaaACCGGTTAGTTTGCAATCAAGTACCGGGTGCAATGAAAAACCGGTGTACCGggtaataaaaatcaatttacctcgtagttgataaatttttacgAAAGCGGTTAAGTCCCAAATTCTGCGTAACTCATTAATGCTGATTCAGTtgcttaaaagtttaaaaaatggtgGATGTCGCAGTGCGCTCgggttttaattttaataactgtttaagGTAAATCTTAGGTTTTCAAACTAAATGATGTAGATAGAATTTACCTTTTAATGATTGTCTCTCAAAAATAGGCCTtggaaaatataattttagtcaaaattagaataattagtaaataaatataataattatagtataatataaatgtaaacaatattcagtttagaatagaatagaatagaaaaGATGCTGTACACACTTGAGGTGTGTTGAGTCTTAATTACGTAGAATTAAGACTATGACAactgattacaaaaaaaagtgttcAGAAATTCCATTAAAGAGAATTCTAATCATTTGTAACTGTAGAGAAGTGGTGACGAATTCtcaaatttgtaaatttgtcTGCATATTCTGCAGTTCCATCTCTTCATACACTTGCGTGATTAAATCAAATGTTCCAAATAGGTTTGTTATACAACtgttgttattaacaaaacctTGTTgctctttagaaattaaatggTTTTCAAAGAGAAACACCACCATACAATCTCTAATAATTCGCTCCATAATTTTACCAACAATTAGTGTTAATGAAACCGGTCTgtaatttgttttagtttattgctcttttttaaataatagaacaACGTTTGCACATGGCCATAACTTTGGTATATAGTTCCTGTACTATAagatttatgaaatattaatgCTAAACAACTCGACAAAGATTCTTAACATTTCCTTAAAACTTTTGGGTGAACCTTATCTGGATCTACTCATTTGTACATGTTTAAATAACTCAAATGTTTCTGAATAATAGAAATACTAAAATATGCATcaggacatttttttaaagattgttacCTAAAACTTCTTCTGATGAATCATCTTGTATAAAAACAGATGCAAAAAGTTAATTATGAGTATTTACTATCTCTTGATTATCAgcagttataatattattatgtagCTTTATTGCTTTGAGTCTTCAAgtcttattttgttatttatatatgcatagaCACTTTTaggattgtttttataaataatttttataaataatttttttaaaagtgccaagtttctttcaaaattgtgaatactttttttgacaagttttttttatatctttatttaatttttatacttattgacttctaaaagacttttaaaacctgaatttctgtttttaaaccaacttttttgcttttctttacACATACTTTTAAGTTTACTTGTCATCCACAGTAAGTTGTTTTTGTGTTGAATAGAATCTAAATTTAGtgttgtaatatatttttcactCCCTATTTcgttttttctattcttttttttataacattaacaCCAAGTCCTTTAAATTCTTGTACTcagtttatgttattaaaatacaaatctaACACTTTATAGTTtcccttttttataaaaaaatttttttctctaatgtTTGTTgtgatattaataaattagatCTATTTTCATATCCAAATCTAAGTTTCAAAATATGATGACCATGATCAATGCCACCTAATGGTGGAAAAGCTCCAGAATATAAACTCTGTTGCTATTATCAGTTAAAATAAGGTCTAAAACGCTAGTATCTATaccaaactttatttaaaaactagggCCGATAACATTTTGGTGCAGGTAACAGTCATGTAACGACTCAATAAACATACCTGCTGTTGTGTCACTCTCATTTGTAATTTCCCTAAAACTTTCGTCATTCCACTTGATGTTTGCATAGTTAAAATCACCACCTATTAAAATAACAGagcatttgttattttgtttgagTTCATATGCCTGCTTTAATGGTTTTATAATGTCAACACacttttcataattatttagaCCTGAACGGTAAATACAACCacataagattttctttttgctaATTTCAATCAAACATAATTTACTTttgattaaaatgataaataaaagcattgtgtttattttttattatttttatatttgtttaaatataaagaaacccaaaaatattgttattcaaaatataataagtttttgcattttatttgttttctattagtttgaaaattttattaatttaaaagtttaagaaatttattttgtgaATTTAATGCGAGTTGTTTGAATACAAAAAGGAAATAATTCTTCATCACTTAATCATTTTGTATAAgtacaaagtttttttctagCATTAATTTTCACTTGTTTGTGGCCATATCATTGATTGTTATTTTGCATAAGTTAAATCATATTTCTCGCCATCTGTATCTCTTTTGCTGTTTgtcatttaaacttatttttaatggttGATAAACTTCAATCAAACTTTCTAGGATTTATATTTTGCTCTAAACCCAAGTTCGATACTTACCACTTCTTTGGTAGTtccaagtttgatccccaccacatccctggtagtacagcGCTCAACATGTTTCTCTGTGCAGCGGTCTTGTTCggcaaggttcgtgtttcggagttatagacttgagagagggttgtaaccacaactaaagtagcctccttgactgcaGTGGTTTTCTCAGCCCTGgggtaataattaaaaaaaaacaacaaaaaaaacaaacatagagTTTGCATTTATTCTTAGCTTATTTGCCTTATAGCATAATACAGGCTATACTCAACagtatgaataaaaaagttattcagcCTATGTAATTTCTGAGATGATAAAATGACAATCAACAACATaatgaacaaatatttataaaaatcttgcTTTGTGGTGATCCCTCTACTTTCAAGGCATGTGTTTTTGTTAacactataaaataaaaaagaggcagacttaataaaaataaagtttaaaaaacaagtttgacACAGTcacaaacttgtttttttaaaaggttgtatttttgaaagtaatacaataaatatttcttttcaaaaatcattttttatgtgACTGTATATAAggtactttatttaattttatactttttataatgattgcattaaatatcattataatgattagtgttattaatattatttatgcaattAAAGTCAAAATCTTCTTAGGGCTGGGAATCTCACTAGATTCAGCTCAAGTTGGTAGCAGGGATGCAGAGTCCCAAAAAAGACTCCTGATttgaaagtcaaaaaataattattttagagcTCATAGACACcaaaggaaaaaataaagtCCCGAGTCCTTTTTGGACTCTTTATCCCTGGTATGTAGATTGACAAACaagtaaatgattttttttttaaaattaattaagcaattttgaagcaaaaaaagTCTGCTTATCAGTTTCAAGCAAGTGTACCACAATTACATAGAAATTTGTGTCTAGCTAAATCTCTTTGTTGAATGTGATTTTAAATCTAACCAGAGCAGAACTATTGACATACTGAGAGTAGGTTTTAGTTACTTAACTATGCTAAAGttctttgaattcttaaaatattttaaaaagctgcctcttgaaattattaatttgtgaACCTAAAATTTCTGgggaaaaatttttgatataatatgTAGAGTCAAATGACTTCGATTTAAATTAGTGTGTTTTTATGCTTTGGGCCAAATTCACTAGCAAAAGAACCAACATCAAGGAAATGATTATTTCGAAAAATTTCTAGTGGTTAATCATACTTTACTAGTAAACCTTTCTTCATACATAAAACTGTCTTCACTATCacttaatttcaatttaaaaagccAAAAGTTTTAGCGATCTCTTTACAGAGCTCCATACCTGACTCTGGTACTTACTGAAttgtaaagttgtttttagctgtgttgacattttaaaacagttttgtttcacatttttacGGCTTTGTTTCACAGATTCAAAGCAAaggtttcaatttttatattatttagatttaaaaaatgtataatatttaataatatataataattattgtagaatatttgttttaaagtaattttctttttttctatgatCCTGTTTTTgctaataacttaaatttaagtaaacaaTAGTATGCTCTCTAACTTTTACTAGAAATGAGCTCATTCAAACTCAACTGAAAGGAAAGATTCCATTACCAAAAGCCAAAAAAACAGGTACCACTATTGTTGGATTAGTATATAAGGATGGAGTGGTTTTAGGTGCTGATACCAGAGCTACTGAGGTAAGTTGCTTTATAGTttgtaatactttatttttaagtaaacctttattttataaatttttgttaaaatataaaattaaactgaaCTTAGAATGCTTATCTGTGTGTGTAaagtacatatataatataaaatattacacttacttttatttttaaatataaatttatttttagggtAACACTGTTGCAGATAAAAATTGTGCCAAGATTCATTATATAGCACCtaatatatagtaaatttaatttttttacatttatgttctataaaataattgtttaatattacaaaaaaaaactgtttggatttaaatttacattttaaaattaaatgtatgtaaaatatatttagacagtgccaacctaaaagtaaacttatatATATGCAGGGTTTTTTACCAactatatgcatatatatatatatatatatatatatatatatatatatatatatatatatatatatatatatatatatatatatatatatatatatatatatatatattcataaatgcatatacatatataggtggatatgcatatatatatatgtatacatatgtatatgcatatacatatatatatggcattcggcaatgctgaccttaaagtgtttgaggtcggaaaatatatatacatacatacatacatacatacatacatacatacatacataaatacatgcaTACTATTATAAACCAATAAAGActcaaattagtagaaaatcacttatcaaaagttttataagtGAGTACTAATTTATTGTTCCTCTTTTCTTTTaggaacattgagcactctattttgtagagtacatttaaatatatttgtgtgtatatatatatatatatatattttactgtg encodes:
- the LOC136075998 gene encoding uncharacterized protein LOC136075998, with protein sequence MSLFKFTDPDKRDQLVKKYIYLKKKVQQDNIAKKVGDYNLQMDLSKLYRPLIDSQSGINNSISNLKDQLALTFSNPEKDLAILHLDKGSEVPERSNILNFGKIATNYLRLYAKSKKSTDPIFGIHSKGDELYIGKKPITINNDDITVDGKKYDGTPGFLELVTKFKPNKEVYSNEDLKNYREILINTDALTTDKGKVRSSRSEKYNELISPIWKDIRTPILSKRKLEYGTGVKRTRIQTVILPSDPNTLVEMLELRIAAWEAGNSSSRNEAVAIGDELLRQGVLSKGKYEAIQNTLAI